The following proteins are co-located in the Elusimicrobiota bacterium genome:
- a CDS encoding efflux RND transporter permease subunit gives MDALKTLPVGISANSTVPLAEAASLRFTDTFGAYSREMGKRRVAILVNPRGRDTEGFVAEARRKVDEAVKIPSGYFIEWGGNFKNLQQAKSRLAVLTPLVLVLVLGMMYIAFRNVYETFLSSPAYLYAGRGASWASC, from the coding sequence TTGGACGCCCTAAAGACCCTCCCCGTCGGCATCTCCGCCAACTCCACCGTCCCCCTGGCCGAGGCGGCGAGCCTCCGCTTCACGGACACCTTCGGCGCCTATTCCCGGGAGATGGGCAAGCGCCGGGTCGCCATCCTCGTCAACCCGCGCGGCCGGGACACGGAGGGCTTCGTGGCCGAAGCCCGGAGGAAAGTTGATGAAGCCGTCAAAATACCGTCGGGCTATTTCATCGAGTGGGGCGGCAACTTCAAGAATCTCCAGCAGGCCAAGTCCCGCTTGGCGGTCTTGACGCCCCTCGTCCTGGTTCTGGTGCTCGGCATGATGTACATCGCCTTCCGCAACGTCTACGAGACCTTCTTATCTTCTCCTGCGTACCTTTACGCTGGTAGGGGGGCGTCCTGGGCCTCATGCTGA
- a CDS encoding efflux RND transporter permease subunit — MTLSGIAALNGVVLINCFNDLHREGVKGQDSFTRARTLRIRPVLMTALVEIFGFLPMMLSSGVGSEVQRPLASVVIGGVVSSTLLTLVVLPVLVSLLEKKIWSEKEVEL; from the coding sequence GTGACGCTTTCCGGCATTGCCGCATTGAACGGGGTGGTCCTCATCAACTGCTTCAACGACCTCCACCGTGAGGGCGTCAAGGGTCAAGACTCATTCACCAGGGCACGGACTTTGAGAATTCGTCCCGTCCTCATGACGGCCCTGGTTGAAATCTTCGGGTTCTTGCCCATGATGCTCTCTTCCGGCGTCGGCTCCGAAGTCCAGCGTCCCCTAGCTTCCGTTGTCATTGGCGGCGTCGTGTCTTCAACGCTCCTGACGCTGGTGGTCCTTCCGGTTCTAGTGTCCCTGCTCGAGAAGAAAATCTGGAGCGAAAAAGAGGTGGAACTATGA